In the Clostridia bacterium genome, one interval contains:
- a CDS encoding alpha/beta hydrolase, producing EAAPPHHDRTLLCIHGAGGNSRHWAYQLSLAGELNIRIIAVDLPGHGRSEGRALTTIKEYSLFIQDLTRLLEIERVSLLGHSMGSAVALTVAAGNPALVESLVLIGTCKQFRVAPWLLDSLKKGERPVSFVEMAYHRQVDPRILTSAKEEFARIPVEVLLTDFLACQAFDFEHREPGLNVNCLLLFGEQDRLTPVQYVQSLAALLPNHRLTVIPKAGHMVMIEQPDATNQAIYSFLS from the coding sequence GGAAGCGGCGCCGCCGCACCATGACAGGACCCTACTGTGCATTCATGGTGCCGGCGGCAACAGCCGCCACTGGGCCTACCAATTAAGCCTGGCCGGAGAATTGAACATCCGGATCATCGCCGTTGATCTGCCGGGGCATGGCCGGTCTGAGGGACGGGCTTTAACCACGATCAAAGAGTACAGTTTATTTATACAAGATTTGACCCGGTTGTTGGAAATTGAACGCGTATCCTTGCTGGGGCATTCCATGGGAAGTGCCGTGGCTTTAACTGTCGCCGCCGGCAATCCGGCCCTGGTGGAAAGCCTGGTCTTGATCGGTACCTGCAAGCAGTTTAGAGTGGCTCCCTGGCTGCTCGACAGTCTCAAGAAAGGGGAGAGGCCCGTTTCCTTTGTAGAAATGGCTTACCACCGGCAGGTAGATCCCCGGATCTTGACAAGTGCCAAGGAGGAGTTTGCCCGCATACCCGTCGAAGTCTTGCTCACAGACTTCCTGGCTTGCCAGGCTTTTGATTTTGAACACCGGGAACCTGGCCTGAATGTCAACTGCCTGCTGCTCTTCGGAGAACAGGACCGGTTAACGCCCGTGCAGTATGTACAGTCCCTGGCTGCTTTGCTGCCTAACCACCGGTTAACCGTTATTCCTAAAGCAGGCCACATGGTGATGATTGAGCAGCCTGATGCAACTAATCAAGCCATT